One genomic segment of Plasmodium vivax chromosome 9, whole genome shotgun sequence includes these proteins:
- a CDS encoding ABC transporter, putative (encoded by transcript PVX_091705A), producing the protein MKELIESVLQLINPDEETEAYLRERINDEKHIIQKKGVEYLYDLVSTFSDEKIKKSTVADIFNKHMKRENNGVGTDEGKNADGQKLAKMVNLKEYWKKNDVVGYYDPFLGIQEKQINYNTSIPISESIRISKEKEKQRQKQLNLFKEWVKNKIKIPSPVRVHNLLHCSDSSKNKTKIEKMYDIRIDNFTLSIGQRSLLTDTTLKINVMNKYGLIGKNGIGKSTLLAKLARYEIEEIKKDISIACIEQDLFLEDVTVLECVLMVDKLRHDLLTELERLELKKSKSALDGGCPNGETQQGDAKQKREEEAVDQEGEGDEKDIDLKILTIYEKLNSINYLEAEKEASKILCGLGFDSNLQKKKVNSLSGGMRMRLCLSRILFSNNDIILLDEPTNHLDIYTIQFLIDYIKKLNKTCIIVSHDRDFLNEVCTDIIHFHQKELTYYSGNYDQFEKTRVEHLLQQQREHDSIEMKKKHVQKFIDRFRCNSKRAALVQSRIKLLNKLPVVNLEKEETPFSFSFLEPFYTSNVLIRLKNISFKNEMFKNLQIKKNANIIIADTVEDPNGKVNGKSHNGTKGEGETTARSDDYQFRHEFLFKNATFEVDMDSRIAICGVNGSGKTTLIKIILNLIDTFEGELHVSNKANIGYYSQYHVDSLNPIFNSIQQLQYNYSNKNIKEEEAIKYFNKFNIPTNVLYEPIYVLSGGQKSKLALAILAYKNPNILILDEPSNHLDIESVQALIVALNLYKGGLIIISHDTYLIKHVADEIYHINNLTKELIKIDYDFDKYAKLLLENKI; encoded by the coding sequence ATGAAGGAACTCATAGAGAGCGTGCTGCAGCTGATCAACCCAGATGAAGAAACGGAGGCCTACTTGCGAGAAAGGATAAACGATGAAAAGCACATAATtcagaaaaagggggtagAGTACCTGTACGACTTAGTTTCCACCTTCTcggatgaaaaaataaagaagagcACCGTTGCagatatttttaacaaacatatgaaaagagaaaataatgGAGTAGGGACGGATGAGGGCAAAAATGCGGATGGCCAaaaactagccaaaatggtgaacTTAAAGGAatactggaaaaaaaatgatgtggTAGGATATTATGACCCCTTTTTAGGAATacaggaaaaacaaattaattacaaTACGAGCATCCCTATCAGTGAAAGCATAAGAATaagtaaagaaaaagaaaaacaaagacAGAAGCAACTGAACTTGTTTAAAGAAtgggtgaaaaataaaattaaaattccATCCCCTGTACGGGTGCATAATTTGCTACACTGCTCCGATtcaagtaaaaataaaacgaaaattgaaaaaatgtatgacaTTCGAATTGATAATTTTACCCTAAGTATTGGACAAAGGAGTTTACTAACGGATACGactctaaaaataaatgtaatgaataaatatggACTGATAGGAAAAAACGGAATAGGGAAAAGTACCCTCTTGGCGAAGCTAGCTAGATACgaaattgaagaaattaaaaaagatatatccATAGCGTGTATTGAACAGGATTTATTTCTTGAAGATGTGACTGTACTGGAGTGTGTTCTGATGGTCGACAAGCTAAGGCATGATCTGTTGACAGAATTGGAACGActggaattaaaaaagagcAAGTCGGCTCTCGATGGGGGGTGTCCAAACGGAGAAACTCAGCAGGGGGATGCGAAGCAGAAAcgtgaggaggaagcggtggaccaagagggagaaggggaCGAAAAAGACATCGACCTGAAGATACTAACCATTTATGAAAAACTGAACAGCATTAACTACTTagaagcggaaaaggaaGCCAGCAAAATTCTGTGTGGCTTAGGTTTTGACTCAAAtttacaaaagaaaaaagtcaACTCCCTCAGCGGAGGCATGAGAATGAGACTCTGTCTAAGCCGCATTCTCTTCAGCAACAATGATATAATATTGCTAGATGAGCCCACGAACCATCTGGATATCTACACCATACAGTTCTTGAtagattatataaaaaaattaaataagaCGTGCATTATTGTCTCCCATGATAGAGATTTTCTAAACGAAGTTTGCACCGATATTATTCATTTCCATCAGAAGGAGTTAACCTATTATTCTGGAAATTATGACCAGTTTGAAAAAACTAGAGTAGAACACCTACTGCAACAACAGAGGGAACATGATTCCATcgagatgaagaaaaagcacGTGCAGAAATTTATAGACAGATTTAGGTGCAACTCGAAAAGAGCAGCTTTGGTCCAAAGTAGGATAAAACTCTTAAACAAATTACCTGTAGTAAAtttagaaaaggaagaaactcCATtcagcttttcctttttggaacCGTTTTACACATCCAATGTTCTCATACGgctcaaaaatatttcctttaaaaatgaaatgtttaaaaatttacaaataaaaaagaacgcAAATATTATCATAGCAGACACGGTGGAAGACCCCAACGGGAAAGTTAACGGCAAGTCACACAACGGCACCAAAGGGGAAGGTGAAACTACAGCACGTAGCGATGATTATCAGTTTAGACATGAATTtctatttaaaaatgctaCCTTCGAAGTAGACATGGACTCTAGAATTGCCATCTGTGGGGTTAATGGAAGTGGAAAAACGacattaattaaaattattttaaaccTAATAGACACCTTCGAAGGGGAGTTACATGTGAGCAATAAGGCCAATATCGGTTACTACTCCCAGTATCATGTAGACAGCTTAAATCCCATCTTTAACTCCATTCAGCAGCTGCAGTATAATTATTccaacaaaaatataaaagaagaagaagctatAAAATACTTCAACAAGTTTAACATTCCGACGAACGTTTTGTACGAACCAATTTATGTCCTTTCTGGAGGCCAGAAAAGCAAATTGGCACTAGCCATTTTGGCTTATAAAAATCCAAATATACTAATTCTTGATGAACCGTCTAACCACCTTGACATTGAATCCGTCCAAGCGTTAATTGTGGCCTTAAATCTGTACAAGGGAGGACTCATTATTATTAGTCACGACACGTATTTGATAAAACATGTAGCAGATGAAATATACCACATAAACAACCTGACGAAGGAGTTGATTAAAATTGACTATGACTTTGATAAATATGCCAAGTTGCTGCTGGAAAATAAGATATAg
- a CDS encoding hypothetical protein, conserved (encoded by transcript PVX_091710A), producing the protein MAITKCSVINILFLLLLLYQECLSCQKAPNNGKNNYGLNDDELGAILFGLNYDSIAKNKDNLEKRKNVENESIFLRNFANEDTSKNTQSEKAQKEIKIETETESVNSNEKEVATSQKSDTSNKNSSVENEKIELKNDELLGKNFEKDKVNKKGDNTNTTNNHDLTNSSEKQGVDIRGSKNMNNYLQKTGDTNIEKSESLQKDVNIKNHNEEANDAKRLDSAQTNNEKSKISKDTIDKDVQSNELTNLASNRSNKKSQGLAKKENELKSANLEENHNAKKDLLKKDQKREDGKKITHPENSNSDQYGVQVSLNDEEKNTNTKSVSHSEDHSASYSGEKFGTHVSNSQKDMLKNIRPVQFDESAYGKLNGGSPENDENEILNKINKNNENNFSEKVALRKGTKDRNEYEYFKLKSNDFKVLGIINKYSSRGGFSISVDCGGYDDFDEVPGVSNLLQHAIFYKSEKRNTTLLSELGKYSSEYNSCTSESSTSYYATAHSEDIYHLLNLFAENLFYPVFSEEHIQNEVKEINNKYISIENNLESCLKIASQYITNFKYSKFFVNGNYTTLCENVLKNRLSIKNILTEFHKKCYQPRNMSLTILLGNKVNTADHYNMKDVENMVVHIFGKIKNESYPIDGDVIGKRINRMESERVNLYGKKDSYNDANFIHIEGRNEKEAAFLQSMNELHYALDLNQKSRYVEIIKKEEWGDQLYLYWSSKTNAELCKKIEEFGSMTFLREIFSDFRRNGLYYKISVENKYVYDLEVTSICNKYYLNFGILVKLTQRGRTNLAHLIHICNVFVNEIGKLFDRDSLDKGISKYILDYYREKALVTDLKFNSDNVNVSLDDLVIYSKRLLVHADDPSSLLTIHSLIEDKHKNDFRNHIKITSLVGSLIRNDNLNIINVVDAFSLTNQSQIPNTAITYALGENPYLVGQGGVTNDVNIALPEIKVCPFNSFDHNDNNVLHEESFFCVPYNNRENFEFSDTKPMFVSEENKNEFRASVLYSMPCLIKSSYGYNVYFKRGLTDVSKVKADFIFYFPSEKFTFYEAIFSRIHIIILRKKIKLFLTDYASCSVNVHIKRNAESYTVHVDTNSYYFAELFSKLGDLLSVKEIPSKEEFDDAYDELIMNVRTSRKLGAENSLRIMHSLFNKYEPTDKEMDDILSAYFFYPSYKDYTRYVVDIFHRNYVSIFIYGNIAMPTEKEDENATSHTDQSATNGGSGVPNSSSSHVNDNVKDNGNDNDNTNTKANVGEHRSSLTLYAEANNTGSASPWEKRDHRLDAQGQLGEQAFAADSIQISHNGVGIEYLVNLSESFIKKVTNGVVRRSESTYYTSTLVHNEDVEINIPHMSQNGSSSIIVSYTIESESMLSDVLINIIVDLISSEFVKVSKLRYNDGYMVEVKPFFARYGLSGLLFVIQSFEKDVEKLEAHICTFVKYVIFQLMNIGTSDLVKKLESMKEYYIINNSIFTFDQEYASITDQLTSGMECFDKKYKIIKIFDELINCPKMIINKMNAILKNSKKAIFKEYKAAKAVDAPSSKSDEVDDANSYVCNYSRKAPAKLSSVQLAANSRSAKKKQPKERTLRKDTLRMRKPHKMANFISVSNFVEIKRKGFFQYVIDYFRSNVNSPLNDSSYLDFKSCDEEMSKRNFRVFYNFANDVNKIREYFLLKFASDKEVREKCSVDYEEIRQYCSGH; encoded by the coding sequence ATGGCAATTACAAAATGTTCAgttattaacattttgttCTTGCTACTTCTGCTTTATCAAGAATGTTTAAGCTGTCAAAAAGCGCCAAATAATGGCAAGAACAACTACGGATTAAACGATGATGAATTAGGGGCAATCCTATTCGGGCTTAATTATGACTCAATAGCCAAAAATAAAgacaatttggaaaaaaggaaaaatgtagaaaatgaaTCCATATTCCTTCGTAATTTTGCCAATGAAGACACATCGAAAAACACACAGAGTGAAAAAGcacaaaaggaaattaaaattgaaactGAAACTGAAAGTGTGAACAGCAACGAAAAAGAGGTTGCTACGTCACAGAAGAGTGACACAAGCAATAAGAATTCGTCcgttgaaaatgaaaagattgAGCTAAAGAATGATGAACTGTTAgggaaaaattttgaaaaggataaagtaaacaaaaagggagataACACAAACACTACTAATAATCATGATTTAACAAATAGCAGTGAAAAACAAGGTGTAGATATTAGGGGGtccaaaaatatgaataactACCTACAAAAAACAGGTGACACGAATATAGAAAAATCGGAGTCTCTGCAAAAAGATGTAAACATTAAAAATCATAATGAAGAAGCTAATGACGCGAAAAGGTTAGATAGCGCACAAACAAACAATGAAAAGAGTAAAATATCGAAAGACACCATCGATAAAGATGTTCAATCGAATGAGCTCACAAACTTGGCCAGTAACAggtcaaataaaaaatctcAAGGATTAGCTAAAAAAGAGAATGAACTCAAAAGCGCCAATTTGGAAGAGAATcataatgcaaaaaaagacTTACTAAAAAAGGaccaaaaaagagaagatggcaaaaaaataacgcatCCTGAAAATTCCAACAGTGATCAGTATGGTGTGCAAGTCTCACTAaatgatgaggaaaaaaatacaaacactAAGAGTGTATCCCATTCTGAAGATCATAGTGCGAGCTATTCAGGAGAAAAATTCGGTACGCACGTTTCGAATTCCCAAAAAGACATgctgaaaaatataagacCAGTGCAATTCGATGAAAGCGCATACGGTAAATTAAATGGTGGCTCTCCTgaaaatgacgaaaatgaaattttaaacaaaataaacaaaaacaatGAAAATAACTTTTCCGAAAAGGTAGCTTTAAGAAAAGGCACTAAAGACAGGAACGAATATGAATACTTCAAGCTGAAAAGTAATGACTTTAAAGTATTaggaataataaataaatattcctCAAGAGGGGGATTCTCCATATCGGTTGACTGCGGAGGGTATGACGATTTCGATGAAGTTCCAGGAGTTTCTAACTTATTGCAGCatgctattttttacaaatctgaaaaaagaaacacaacGCTATTAAGCGAATTGGGAAAATATTCATCAGAATATAACAGCTGTACTAGTGAATCCTCTACTAGTTACTATGCAACTGCCCATTCTGAAGACATTTACCATTTGCTTAATTTATTTGCAGAAAATTTGTTTTACCCTGTATTTAGTGAAGAAcatatacaaaatgaagttaaAGAAATTAACAATAAATACATTTCTATAGAAAATAATCTTGAATCTTGCCTGAAAATTGCTAGTCAGTACATCACAAATTTTAAGTATTCGAAATTTTTCGTCAATGGAAACTACACCACCTTGTGCGAAAACGTTTTAAAGAATAGGCtcagcataaaaaatattttgactgaatttcataaaaaatgttatcaGCCAAGAAATATGTCACTGACAATACTGCTGGGAAATAAGGTAAATACTGCCGATCACTACAACATGAAAGATGTTGAAAATATGGTTGTCCACATATTtggaaagataaaaaatgagaGCTACCCCATTGATGGGGATGTCATAGGGAAACGAATTAATCGTATGGAATCAGAACGGGTAAATCtttatgggaaaaaagacaGTTACAATGATGCAAATTTCATCCACATAGAGGggcgaaatgaaaaggaagctGCGTTTCTCCAATCTATGAATGAGCTCCATTACGCGCTTGATTTAAACCAGAAGAGCAGGTATGTtgaaatcataaaaaaagaagaatggGGGGATCAACTTTACCTATACTGGAGCTCCAAAACTAATGCTGagttgtgtaaaaaaattgaagagtTTGGATCAATGACATTTTTACGTGAAATATTTTCTGACTTTAGAAGGAACGGATTATACTATAAAATATCtgtggaaaataaatatgtctACGATTTGGAGGTTACCAgcatatgtaataaatactACTTGAATTTCGGAATACTGGTAAAATTAACACAGAGGGGGAGAACTAACCTCGCTCATTTGATACACATATGCAACGTGTTCGTTAACGAAATAGGTAAATTATTTGATCGTGATAGTTTGGACAAAGGCATAAGTAAATACATCCTTGACTATTACAGGGAGAAGGCACTGGTCACCGATTTGAAATTTAACAGTGATAATGTGAATGTAAGCCTCGATGATTTAGTAATTTATTCGAAGAGACTGCTGGTTCACGCTGATGACCCATCTTCCCTTTTAACCATTCATAGTTTAATTGAAGACAAGCATAAAAATGACTTTCGCAATCACATTAAAATAACAAGTTTGGTGGGGTCTCTAATTAGAAatgataatttaaatattataaacgTTGTAGACGCATTCAGCTTAACAAACCAGAGTCAAATTCCGAACACTGCCATAACGTATGCTTTAGGGGAAAATCCATATTTGGTTGGTCAGGGGGGAGTTACAAACGATGTAAATATTGCACTTCCAGAAATTAAGGTTTGCCCTTTCAACAGTTTTGACCATAACGACAACAACGTTTTACATGAAGAATCATTTTTCTGCGTCCCATACAACAATAGAGAAAACTTTGAATTTTCAGACACTAAGCCAATGTTTGTGTCTGAGGAAAATAAGAATGAGTTCAGAGCTAGCGTTTTGTATAGCATGCCCTGTTTGATTAAGTCATCCTACGGGTACAATGTTTATTTTAAGAGAGGTCTAACAGATGTTTCAAAAGTGAAAGCggatttcattttttatttcccctctGAAAAGTTTACTTTTTATGAAGCTATTTTTTCCCGTATacacataataattttgaggaaaaaaataaaactctTCCTCACTGATTATGCTAGCTGTTCGGTAAATGTGCACATCAAGCGGAACGCAGAATCGTACACTGTGCACGTGGACACTAACAGCTATTATTTCGCAGAATTGTTTAGCAAACTAGGGGACCTCTTATCAGTGAAAGAAATCCCCTCCAAGGAAGAATTTGACGATGCTTATGATGAGTTAATTATGAACGTGAGAACTAGCAGAAAATTGGGAGCAGAAAATTCGCTAAGAATTATGCATTCCTTATTTAACAAATATGAGCCAACGGACAAAGAAATGGACGACATTTTAAGCGCATACTTCTTTTATCCCTCATATAAGGATTACACCAGGTATGTAGTTGATATATTTCATAGAAATTATGttagcatatttatatatggaAATATTGCAATGCCGACGGAGAAGGAGGACGAAAATGCAACTAGCCACACTGACCAGAGTGCTACCAATGGGGGCAGCGGCGTTCCGAATAGTAGCAGTAGCCATGTAAATGATAATGTAAAAGATAATGGTAATGATAATGATAATACTAATACCAAGGCTAATGTTGGTGAGCACAGATCGAGTCTGACGCTTTACGCCGAGGCGAATAACACAGGCAGTGCTTCCCCGTGGGAGAAGCGAGATCACAGGCTGGACGCACAAGGACAGCTCGGAGAACAGGCCTTCGCAGCAGATTCCATTCAAATATCTCACAACGGGGTAGGGATAGAATACCTAGTTAACCTGTCGGAGTCATTCATAAAGAAAGTGACCAATGGAGTTGTAAGACGAAGCGAGTCCACGTACTACACGAGCACGTTAGTTCATAATGAAGATGTCGAGATAAATATCCCCCATATGTCTCAAAATGGGAGCAGCTCAATAATAGTATCCTACACAATCGAATCAGAAAGTATGTTAAGCGATGTTTTAATTAACATTATCGTTGACTTAATATCATCCGAATTTGTTAAGGTGTCTAAACTAAGATATAATGATGGTTACATGGTTGAAGTGAAGCCATTTTTCGCGCGCTATGGATTAAGTGGATTGCTTTTTGTTATTCAGAGTTTTGAAAAGGATGTTGAAAAACTAGAGGCACATATATGCACCTTTGTAAAATATGTGATATTTCAACTGATGAACATTGGAACGTCTGATTTGGTGAAAAAGCTAGAATCTATGAAGGAGtattatatcataaataacAGCATATTTACGTTCGACCAAGAGTATGCATCCATAACGGATCAGCTAACCTCTGGAATGGAGTGCTTtgacaaaaaatacaaaattataaaaatattcgaTGAACTGATTAATTGCCCCAAAATGATTATCAATAAAATGAAcgctattttaaaaaactccAAGAAGGCGATTTTTAAGGAATATAAAGCAGCTAAAGCAGTTGACGCGCCTTCTAGCAAAAGCGACGAAGTTGACGATGCGAACTCATACGTGTGCAATTATTCCCGCAAGGCGCCGGCGAAATTGTCAAGTGTGCAGTTGGCAGCGAATTCTCGGTCGGCTAAGAAAAAGCAACCCAAAGAGAGAACTCTGCGCAAGGACACACTTAGGATGAGAAAACCACACAAAATGGCGAACTTCATCAGTGTGTCAAATTTCGTTgagataaaaaggaaagggttCTTTCAGTACGTTATCGATTATTTTAGGAGTAACGTGAACTCGCCCTTGAATGACAGCAGCTATCTCGACTTCAAAAGCTGCGACGAAGAAATGTCCAAAAGGAACTTCCGcgtattttacaattttgccaatgacgtaaataaaataagggAGTACTTTCTCCTCAAGTTTGCCAGCGATAAAGAAGTTAGGGAGAAGTGCTCCGTAGATTATGAAGAAATTAGACAGTACTGCAGTGGACACTAA
- a CDS encoding 3-phosphoinositide dependent protein kinase-1, putative (encoded by transcript PVX_091715A) has product MKKGFLLNKNIYDIEEKVIKDEKDTTNRKYRKDDFEIYMHIGSGNFSEVFMVKLKNDPSKIYSLKIFKKEQVNRMNIINSLLAEKHTMTKLNVPGHTNVIKLIDTFKDKENVYLLYEYADYELWEFLKTRSVGIDETITVNIILQMVHALEYIHKNNVIHRDLKCENFLINKDGTIKLIDFGTSKDLDNVPLQTVKPEPSEEDTELRKFVLKKTNSNNVKEENFKREHTPENGNILGDVEVNGKCSDDNDEDTDDDSDKNGGNSDNSDNNDSNDSNVNNEKIDKRLKDRNPKKCILKELKNNEMHEFNNKIVPKENDDHLNVLKSSKYPIGTNKHNYRIKKTFDNYVGTANFMPPEALTNKCSGKARDLWSLGCTIYQLVTGIVPFDGSTEWFIYNKIKKKEIKYPPLISSELADLIEKLIAVNPEERLGFKKGCREILQHPYFQKHNYSSFNFKIPQISESEKIYTSAINKYREYAIEKRKQRQNDNNSCEETSKKIEKMKTDLLNIIKFDTVCYSEENESTVLKKKIAETINFFLQEFLEQEKHEVEEAEKWLQRFSSK; this is encoded by the coding sequence atgaaaaaagggtttTTACTGAACAAAAACATCTACGATattgaagaaaaagtaataaaagatgaaaaagaTACTACGAATAGAAAATATCGCAAAGAtgattttgaaatatatatgcacataggAAGTGGTAACTTCAGTGAAGTTTTCATGGTGAAATTGAAGAATGATCCGTCCAAGATTTACtctcttaaaatatttaaaaaagaacaggTTAATAGAATGAACATAATTAATTCTCTCTTAGCAGAGAAACATACCATGACAAAGTTAAATGTCCCAGGGCATACAAATGTTATTAAGTTAATTGACACTTTTAAAGACAAAGAAAATGTGTACTTATTGTACGAATATGCGGATTATGAATTAtgggaatttttaaaaactcgCAGTGTTGGAATTGACGAAACTATAACAGTTAACATAATACTTCAAATGGTTCACGCGTTAGAatacatacataaaaataacgtAATACATAGAGACTTAAAGTGTGAAAActttcttataaataaagaTGGGACAATCAAATTGATTGATTTTGGCACTTCTAAAGATTTGGATAATGTACCATTGCAAACAGTGAAGCCCGAACCTTCAGAAGAAGACACGGAATTGCGaaaatttgtattaaaaaaaacaaatagcaataatgtaaaagaagaaaacttCAAACGTGAACATACTCCGGAAAATGGCAACATTTTAGGTGATGTAGAAGTGAATGGGAAATGTTCAGATGATAATGATGAAGACACCGATGATGACAGCGACAAGAATGGTGGTAACAGCGATAACAGCGATAACAACGATAGCAACGATAGCAACgttaataatgaaaaaatcgaTAAAAGATTGAAAGACCGAAATCCCAAAAAATGTATTCTTAAAGAACTCAAGAACAATGAAATGCAcgaatttaataataaaatagtgCCGAAAGAAAATGACGATcatttaaatgttttaaaaagtagCAAATATCCAATAGGTACAAATAAACACAActatagaataaaaaaaacgttcgaTAACTATGTTGGAACTGCAAATTTTATGCCCCCGGAGGCATTAACTAATAAATGTAGTGGAAAAGCCCGGGATCTATGGAGTCTTGGATGCACTATCTACCAGTTAGTAACAGGAATAGTCCCATTTGATGGTTCTACCGAATGGTTcatttataacaaaataaagaaaaaagaaatcaaaTATCCACCTTTAATATCATCTGAATTAGCAgatttaatagaaaaattaatagcTGTTAATCCAGAAGAAAGGTTGGGGTTTAAAAAAGGGTGCAGAGAAATTTTACAGCATCCCTATTTTcaaaaacataattatagctcatttaattttaagatACCACAAATATCGGAatcagaaaaaatttatacaagCGCAATAAATAAGTATCGCGAATATGCaattgaaaaaaggaaacaaaggCAAAATGACAATAACTCGTGTGAAGAAACTAGTAAAaagatagaaaaaatgaaaacagacttattaaatataattaaatttgatACTGTGTGTTACAGTGAAGAAAACGAATCAACagttttaaagaaaaaaattgcagagaccattaatttcttccttcaaGAATTTCTCGAACAGGAGAAACATGAAgtagaagaagcagaaaaatggTTACAACGATTCAGtagtaaataa
- a CDS encoding hypothetical protein, conserved (encoded by transcript PVX_091725A), translating to MKGVKGVKRVCLAILSLISLANSHVVDESIHLLPLDNDLLHVKLKLIVNGKSYKENFLPINVLKILNYVKSLRINIKRGVYRSYYNNKYLDNYPFGFTLAVELKQTQKDSDYSREKEKGEFSKDEIFLIRQLMNDIWSITGVATNLIKIKNLIKIHNEIFAFLPDESICTEHFSLLKKLYPCKTFGGLFNALSPAYLISKRMSNIGFELHDSSENLLVLYVDYITEHDHKKDVNVVDLINSKYNPNECPLVDRTAILVKKKEENIVSTVFEKYGSINLVYDNINLYNIVQNGKPNILEEYINVRVLKEEVNSMITADIRKKQSSLLYVFQNLNTKKNSDFLFVDKLPYYLSPLIHTMMIQGKGPVENNKTKDNCNFTFFGYNAIKNFNIKFSNFDTLEKIPKNGNFYYINFKHNLPPQCEIVMRFEVIKVQVRSFEFEFDIDRGILLGSGIFVQKKNYVSQGGGEFMYKYTPSLLIDIVLPDTSMPFNVIAISTCVIMLFFGFMFKLTAKEETRYI from the exons ATGAAAGGCGTGAAAGGCGTGAAACGCGTTTGCCTCGCCATTCTAAGCCTCATTTCCTTGGCAAACTCGCACGTGGTAGATGAGAGCATCCACCTACTGCCCCTAGATAATGACCTCCTACATGTGAAGCTAAAACTGATTGTCAATGGAAAAAGttataaggaaaatttcCTCCCCATAAATGTGCTGAAAATACTAAACTATGTGAAGTCACTGAGGattaacataaaaagagGCGTTTACAGGAGTTATTACAACAACAAATATTTGGACAATTACCCCTTTGGCTTTACCCTTGCGGTTGAACTGAAGCAAACGCAAAAGGATAGCGACTATTCtagagaaaaggaaaagggcgAATTTTCAAAAGATGAAATATTTCTCATACGACAATTGATGAACGACATTTGGTCCATCACAGGTGTCGCAACGAAcctcataaaaataaaaaatttgataaaaattcataatgaaatatttgcatttttaccTGATGAGAGTATATGTACTGAACATTTTTCTCTGCTTAAAAAACTGTACCCATGTAAAACCTTTGGTGGGTTATTTAATGCTCTAAGCCCTGCCTACTTAATATCAAAACGGATGAGCAACATAGGGTTTGAGCTACACGACAGCAGTGAAAATTTACTAGTCCTTTATGTAGACTACATTACAGAACATGACCACAAAAAAGACGTGAATGTTGTAGACTTGATAAACAGTAAATACAATCCGAATGAATGTCCATTAGTTGACAGAACGGCGATacttgtgaaaaaaaaggaagaaaatatcGTTTCAACAGTTTTCGAAAAATATGGAAGTATCAATTTAGtgtatgataatataaactTATACAATattgtgcaaaatgggaaacccAACATTTTAGAGGAGTACATAAATGTGCGCGTTCTGAAGGAAGAAGTTAACAGCATGATTACTGCAGATATAAGAAAGAAACAAAGTTCGCTGCTCTATGTATTTCAAAATTtgaacacaaaaaagaacagcgattttttatttgttgatAAATTGCCCTACTATTTATCTCCCTTGATACACACCATGATGATTCAAGGGAAGGGTCCTGtagaaaataacaaaacGAAAGATAATTGCaatttcaccttttttggCTACAATGcaatcaaaaattttaacattaaaTTTAGCAATTTTGACACTCTTGAGAAAATACCCAAAAATGGAAACTTCTACTACATTAATTTTAAGCACAATTTGCCCCCACAGTGTGAAATAGTAAtgag GTTCGAAGTAATCAAAGTGCAAGTCCGATCATTCGAGTTTGAATTTGACATAGATAGAGGGATTTTGCTAGGAAGCGGGATATTtgtgcaaaagaaaaattacgtCTCACAAGGAGGTGGCGAGTTTAtgtacaaatacaccccctcGCTCTTGATAGATATAGTCTTGCCAGACACAA GTATGCCTTTTAACGTTATAGCCATCTCCACATGTGTCATCATGCTCTTTTTTGGCTTCATGTTTAAGCTCACGGCCAAGGAAGAAACAAGATATATTtag